From Panicum hallii strain FIL2 chromosome 2, PHallii_v3.1, whole genome shotgun sequence, a single genomic window includes:
- the LOC112880020 gene encoding uncharacterized protein LOC112880020, with protein sequence MALESEIGKMSSFGTPSAGPIIDSFLSGNIPVDPSVNEEKKGEITHLQNEVFMAEKEKYMEDRRKQETSARAKEIQETSRKAKLVYGKVEDLSVEELNEMVHDLSQIEQEINDGRHPQQPSYIEVGGSRDPFLGRLSSSSSRSQIQMPPRRLPWTPRQPSLHLPRSSWSLPQPSRSQSSLLNPSLLPSAQAQPRPLFQHNLMLQYPSVVEPQVQMMLSPTETYQHNYNTQLGMHINGNMSQPFSQSFLTSALPPPPPSSSAQITLCNEFPPPSSSHEPPTPLPKETELHPVEQSENHASAQDITIGHSFVNHHWPSPISSNEPFYDISLYRMNLNLGGHGDYGGQAVGEHDMPGPSGLHQQGYDYPYRNFLGSFSSGECPEDYGPENNLGDMGCLGDS encoded by the coding sequence ATGGCACTAGAGTCCGAGATCGGAAAGATGTCCTCTTTCGGCACCCCATCGGCTGGCCCTATTATTGATTCTTTCCTTTCAGGTAATATACCGGTGGATCCATCAGTCAATGAGGAGAAAAAGGGTGAAATAACCCATTTGCAGAATGAGGTGTTCATGGCGGAGAAAGAGAAATACATGGAGGACAGGAGGAAACAAGAGACCAGTGCCCGAGCCAAGGAGATCCAAGAAACCTCAAGGAAGGCTAAGCTTGTCTATGGCAAGGTAGAGGATCTTAGTGTTGAGGAGCTCAACGAGATGGTGCATGACCTCTCCCAGATCGAGCAAGAGATTAATGATGGACGCCATCCACAACAACCAAGCTATATAGAGGTTGGTGGGTCAAGGGATCCATTCCTCGGTCGGCTGTCCTCTTCATCATCACGTTCACAGATCCAGATGCCCCCAAGACGTTTGCCATGGACTCCTAGACAGCCATCCTTGCACCTTCCAAGATCATCATGGTCTCTTCCACAACCATCAAGGTCACAATCCTCTCTTCTCAATCCTTCCTTGCTGCCATCAGCACAAGCACAGCCGAGGCCACTGTTCCAACACAATTTGATGCTGCAGTACCCTTCGGTGGTGGAACCACAGGTACAAATGATGCTATCACCTACTGAAACCTATCAACACAACTACAATACCCAGCTGGGGATGCACATCAATGGTAACATGTCCCAACCATTCTCCCAATCTTTTTTGACTTCGGCGctaccgccaccaccaccttcATCGTCAGCACAGATTACACTCTGTAATGAATTTCCTCCTCCATCATCTTCCCATGAACCGCCAACTCCATTGCCTAAAGAAACCGAGCTTCACCCGGTGGAGCAATCTGAAAACCATGCTAGTGCTCAAGACATCACCATTGGTCACTCATTTGTCAATCACCACTGGCCCTCACCTATTTCTTCTAATGAGCCATTCTATGATATAAGCCTGTATAGAATGAATCTTAACTTGGGAGGCCATGGTGATTATGGAGGCCAAGCTGTTGGTGAACATGACATGCCTGGTCCTTCTGGCCTGCATCAACAAGGTTATGATTATCCCTACAGGAACTTCTTAGGGTCTTTTTCTTCAGGAGAATGTCCTGAGGATTACGGTCCAGAAAATAATCTTGGTGATATGGGCTGCCTCGGTGATAGTTGA